A stretch of Anaeromyxobacter dehalogenans 2CP-1 DNA encodes these proteins:
- the fusA gene encoding elongation factor G: protein MGEPRGEGTASERRMRAIRNLGIMAHIDAGKTTLTERLLFVAGRTHKMGEVHEGAAVMDWMDLERERGITITSAVTRLEWRAHELHLIDTPGHVDFTIEVERSLRVLDGAVAVFDAAHGVEPQSETVWRQADRYHVPRIAFANKMDRVGADLGHTLASMRKHFPDHVVAAVQRPLGAEAAFSGFEDLVARRTVRFGDPDDPRAFTAEPGISAEGEAERAALVAALADLDDAAAEAVLSDRDLDEEGLRSAIRRATLSGRFVPLLCGSALRNKGIPQVLDAVCDWLPSPLDVPPPAGVHPDTGEEERRPPTDGAPLLALAFKVSLLDERRRYVFLRVYSGRVAEGDAVWNASQRKFEKVGRVLLMHAAQKERVPSLGAGQLFAVAGLKETRTGDTLTDKAHPLLLERLSSYDPVISEAIEAGSQKDRELLLEALARVADEDPTFRWGEDPDTGQLLVSGMGELHLDVVAERLRREFGLAVRTGQPQVLLRETLSAEATADATFERKLEDEEIYGQVSVAVGPLPRGGGFRFEVSPEAAALPFLRPEVRRMAEDGAREAAEAGALEGHPLQDVRVTLTGATWREGASKPFAYKVAAADAVRTAAAKARPVILEPLMRVEIVLPSEHLGEVIGSLDRRKGTVLDVADRGEAVKVITCEAPLRRMFGYATELRSATQGRALFTMRFDRFDVAG from the coding sequence ATGGGGGAGCCACGCGGCGAGGGGACGGCGTCGGAGCGGCGCATGCGCGCCATCCGCAACCTCGGGATCATGGCGCACATCGACGCCGGCAAGACGACGCTCACCGAGCGCCTCCTGTTCGTCGCCGGCCGCACCCACAAGATGGGCGAGGTGCACGAGGGCGCCGCGGTGATGGACTGGATGGACCTCGAGCGCGAGCGCGGGATCACCATCACGTCCGCCGTGACCCGGCTCGAGTGGCGCGCGCACGAGCTGCACCTCATCGACACGCCCGGCCACGTGGACTTCACCATCGAGGTCGAGCGCTCGCTGCGCGTGCTCGACGGGGCGGTGGCGGTGTTCGACGCGGCGCACGGGGTGGAGCCGCAGAGCGAGACCGTCTGGCGGCAGGCCGACCGCTACCACGTGCCGCGCATCGCGTTCGCGAACAAGATGGACCGCGTCGGCGCCGACCTCGGGCACACGCTCGCCTCGATGCGCAAGCACTTCCCCGACCACGTGGTCGCGGCGGTGCAGCGGCCGCTCGGCGCGGAGGCGGCCTTCTCCGGCTTCGAGGACCTGGTCGCCCGGCGCACCGTCCGGTTCGGCGATCCCGACGACCCGCGCGCGTTCACCGCCGAGCCGGGCATCTCGGCCGAGGGCGAGGCCGAGCGCGCCGCGCTGGTGGCCGCGCTGGCCGACCTCGACGACGCGGCGGCCGAGGCGGTGCTGTCGGACCGCGACCTCGACGAGGAGGGGCTGCGGTCCGCCATCCGGCGCGCCACGCTCTCGGGCCGGTTCGTGCCGCTGCTGTGCGGCTCGGCGCTGCGCAACAAGGGCATCCCGCAGGTGCTCGACGCCGTCTGCGACTGGCTCCCCTCCCCGCTCGACGTGCCTCCGCCGGCCGGCGTCCACCCCGACACCGGCGAGGAGGAGCGGCGCCCTCCGACCGACGGCGCCCCGCTGCTGGCGCTCGCGTTCAAGGTCTCGCTGCTCGACGAGCGGCGCCGGTACGTGTTCCTGCGCGTGTACTCCGGGCGCGTCGCCGAGGGCGACGCGGTGTGGAACGCGAGCCAGCGCAAGTTCGAGAAGGTCGGGCGCGTGCTGCTCATGCACGCCGCGCAGAAGGAGCGCGTACCGTCGCTCGGCGCCGGCCAGCTCTTCGCCGTGGCCGGTCTGAAGGAGACCCGCACCGGCGATACGCTCACCGACAAGGCCCACCCGCTGCTGCTCGAGCGGCTCTCGTCCTACGATCCGGTCATCTCCGAGGCCATCGAGGCCGGCTCGCAGAAGGATCGCGAGCTCCTGCTGGAGGCGCTCGCGCGGGTCGCCGACGAGGATCCGACGTTCCGGTGGGGCGAGGACCCCGACACCGGCCAGCTGCTCGTCTCCGGCATGGGCGAGCTGCACCTCGACGTCGTGGCCGAGCGGCTCCGGCGGGAGTTCGGGCTCGCGGTCCGCACCGGCCAGCCGCAGGTGCTCCTGCGCGAGACGCTGTCGGCGGAGGCCACCGCGGACGCCACCTTCGAGCGCAAGCTCGAGGACGAGGAGATCTACGGCCAGGTGTCGGTCGCGGTCGGGCCGCTGCCGCGCGGCGGCGGCTTCCGCTTCGAGGTCTCGCCCGAGGCGGCCGCGCTCCCCTTCCTCCGCCCGGAGGTGCGCCGCATGGCGGAGGACGGCGCGCGCGAGGCGGCCGAGGCGGGGGCGCTGGAAGGTCACCCGCTGCAGGACGTCCGGGTGACGCTCACCGGCGCGACCTGGCGCGAGGGCGCGTCGAAGCCGTTCGCGTACAAGGTCGCCGCCGCCGACGCGGTGCGGACGGCCGCCGCGAAGGCCCGCCCGGTGATCCTCGAGCCGCTCATGCGCGTCGAGATCGTGCTCCCGTCGGAGCACCTGGGCGAGGTCATCGGGAGCCTCGACCGGCGCAAGGGCACGGTGCTCGACGTGGCCGATCGGGGCGAGGCGGTCAAGGTGATCACCTGCGAGGCCCCGCTCCGGCGCATGTTCGGCTACGCCACCGAGCTGCGATCGGCGACGCAGGGGCGCGCGCTGTTCACCATGCGCTTCGACCGCTTCGACGTGGCCGGCTGA
- a CDS encoding tRNA-uridine aminocarboxypropyltransferase, protein MRELCRRCLRPTALCLCASLPAVRARTRVVILQHPREARLAICTAWLTRLALEGCELHRGVRFEDHPRVREVVAGPGTALLFPGEGSVPAAARAADPPRVLVAVDGTWHQARKMVEASPSLAALPRISVVPDGPGGYAGLRREPEPEYLSTLEAVALALGALEQDPARFEPMREAFRKMVAQQLECARGARRNPRHRGGAAGA, encoded by the coding sequence GTGCGAGAGCTCTGCCGCCGCTGCCTGCGCCCCACCGCCCTCTGCCTGTGCGCGTCGCTCCCGGCGGTGCGCGCGCGGACGCGCGTGGTGATCCTCCAGCATCCCCGCGAGGCCAGGCTCGCCATCTGCACCGCCTGGCTCACGCGCCTGGCGCTGGAGGGCTGCGAGCTGCACCGGGGCGTCCGCTTCGAGGATCACCCGCGCGTGCGCGAGGTGGTGGCCGGCCCGGGGACGGCGCTGCTGTTCCCCGGCGAGGGCTCGGTCCCCGCCGCGGCGCGCGCCGCCGATCCGCCCCGGGTGCTGGTGGCGGTGGACGGCACCTGGCACCAGGCGCGGAAGATGGTGGAGGCGAGCCCGTCGCTGGCGGCGCTGCCGCGGATCTCGGTCGTGCCCGACGGGCCGGGCGGCTACGCCGGGCTGCGGCGCGAGCCGGAGCCGGAGTACCTGTCCACGCTCGAGGCGGTGGCGCTCGCGCTCGGCGCGCTGGAACAGGACCCGGCCCGCTTCGAGCCGATGCGCGAGGCGTTCCGGAAGATGGTGGCGCAGCAGCTCGAGTGCGCGCGCGGGGCGCGGCGCAACCCGCGGCACCGCGGCGGCGCCGCGGGCGCCTGA
- the cls gene encoding cardiolipin synthase — MWTPDLALLDALPSPGVLGVLEAAWVVAASCWILLERRSPTATLAWILALAAMPVVGVAVYLVVGPRRLDRKKLRLNVLKRARGAYLEAWDRATARDLSSMGQLARLAIRLQAPPPETARSVVLFSEGDDHFEALERDLAAARHHVHVEMYIFERDRTGARVLAALAAAARRGVQVRLLVDDAGSPRLGAALLAPLREAGGEVERFNPMLVSRLRGGSANFRTHRKIVVCDGRVGFTGGMNVSDDQSAAAVGRSAWRDTTVRIEGAAVHGLQLTFLEDWAFATGKTGSPLPAGGLRPYFPDEPPGSHEVQIVPSGPDQDTSAVGQLHVAAIGGARERVWITTPYFVPDEALLAALTSAALRGVDVRLLLPRRTDSRVVDAASRTYHDALLAAGARIWLYGPRMLHAKTCLVDQDVGMIGTANLDNRSLRLNFEVTAVLYGAPAVQALADLFERDLEVARPKTTREADAPFLSRLGASAARLLAPQL; from the coding sequence ATGTGGACCCCGGACCTCGCGCTCCTCGACGCGCTGCCCTCGCCGGGCGTGCTCGGCGTCCTCGAGGCGGCCTGGGTGGTTGCGGCGAGCTGCTGGATCCTGCTGGAGCGCCGCTCCCCCACCGCCACGCTGGCCTGGATCCTGGCGCTCGCCGCCATGCCGGTGGTGGGCGTGGCGGTGTACCTCGTGGTCGGGCCCCGGCGGCTCGACCGCAAGAAGCTGCGCCTGAACGTGCTGAAGCGCGCCCGCGGCGCGTACCTCGAGGCGTGGGATCGGGCCACCGCGCGCGATCTCTCCAGCATGGGCCAGCTCGCCCGGCTCGCGATCCGGCTCCAGGCGCCGCCGCCCGAGACCGCGCGATCCGTCGTCCTCTTCTCGGAGGGCGACGACCACTTCGAGGCGCTGGAGCGAGACCTCGCCGCCGCCCGGCACCACGTCCACGTCGAGATGTACATCTTCGAGCGCGACCGGACCGGCGCGCGCGTGCTCGCCGCCCTGGCCGCCGCCGCCCGCCGCGGCGTGCAGGTGCGCCTGCTGGTGGACGACGCGGGGTCGCCGCGGCTCGGCGCCGCGCTGCTCGCGCCGCTCCGTGAGGCGGGCGGCGAGGTGGAGCGCTTCAACCCGATGCTCGTGTCGCGGCTGCGCGGGGGCTCGGCGAACTTCCGCACCCACCGGAAGATCGTGGTGTGCGACGGGCGGGTGGGCTTCACCGGCGGGATGAACGTGTCGGACGACCAGAGCGCCGCGGCGGTGGGCCGGTCCGCCTGGCGGGACACCACGGTGCGCATCGAGGGGGCCGCGGTCCACGGCCTGCAGCTCACCTTCCTCGAGGACTGGGCCTTCGCCACCGGCAAGACCGGCTCGCCGCTGCCGGCGGGCGGGCTCCGGCCGTACTTCCCCGACGAGCCGCCCGGGTCGCACGAGGTGCAGATCGTGCCGTCCGGCCCGGACCAGGACACGTCCGCGGTCGGCCAGCTCCACGTGGCCGCGATCGGCGGCGCGCGCGAGCGCGTGTGGATCACCACCCCGTACTTCGTGCCCGACGAGGCCCTGCTCGCGGCGCTGACCAGCGCCGCGCTCCGCGGCGTCGACGTGCGCCTGCTGCTGCCGCGCCGCACCGACTCGCGGGTGGTGGACGCCGCCTCGCGCACGTACCACGACGCGCTGCTCGCGGCCGGCGCGCGGATCTGGCTCTACGGACCGCGCATGCTCCACGCCAAGACCTGCCTCGTGGACCAGGACGTCGGGATGATCGGCACCGCCAACCTCGACAACCGAAGCCTGCGCCTCAACTTCGAGGTCACGGCCGTCCTGTACGGCGCCCCCGCGGTGCAGGCGCTCGCGGACCTGTTCGAGCGCGATCTGGAGGTGGCCCGGCCCAAGACCACGCGCGAGGCCGACGCGCCGTTCCTGTCGCGCCTGGGCGCCAGCGCGGCGCGGCTGCTGGCACCGCAGCTGTAA
- a CDS encoding phage holin family protein — protein MSEPAAAVPATPPPPSAPVPRAPPKRAGPHRWRFYRVGGLEQPYLETGEDLARLAELDQKLWVALSCPTRGLELDARTLELLDLDRDGRVRAPEVLTALRWCDERLVDLESLLRGGDALPLADIDAAKPAGRVLLGAARQVLFHLGKPEASAVLPADVADLTRLYESTRFNGDGVVPPETADDPEVRQAIADAIACAGSERDRSGKPGVDRKRLDAFFEDLAKLDAWARAGEAPDVAFLGEATAAAWEAFRVVKEKVDDHFVRCRLAALDPRAAVAMNRSEPELVALAARDLARSRDEVAAFPLARVEPGRPLPLGGPLNPAWAAALAALREQVVAPVLGADKAALTADEWELLSARFLPYQAWLGAKPAQAVEPLGVPRVRALLAMGKAPIEALVARDLALEAEEAAIGDVVRMVHYHRDLALLLRNFVSFADFYDPRRPAVFQAGTLYLDGRSCDLCVRVDDPGAHAVLAAHSRMYIAYCDCRRPGGEAMKIAACFTQGDSDYLMVGRNGLFYDRQGRDWDAAIVKIVDNPISIRQAFFSPYKKFLRMIEDQVARFAAAKEKASEARLASGAEAGVGAATGGKPPVPAAVDVGKMVGIVAALGVGAGAIGTLLGGLVSGFVGLEPWWAKAVAVLGVLLVISGPSMLIAWLKLRQRNIGPVLDANGWAVNGRVKVNVPLGAALTHAAALPPGARRTLDDPYEDRRARTRRRLAWLVVLAVLAGLLLARRAQVWPFAPHAPEAPPPAVSPVVPGR, from the coding sequence ATGTCCGAGCCCGCCGCCGCGGTTCCCGCCACGCCGCCGCCACCGTCCGCGCCCGTCCCGCGCGCGCCGCCGAAGCGCGCCGGCCCGCACCGCTGGCGCTTCTATCGCGTCGGCGGCCTGGAGCAGCCCTACCTCGAGACCGGCGAGGACCTCGCGCGCCTCGCCGAGCTGGACCAGAAGCTCTGGGTGGCGCTCTCCTGCCCGACCCGGGGCCTGGAGCTCGACGCGCGCACCCTGGAGCTGCTCGACCTGGATCGCGACGGCCGCGTCCGCGCGCCGGAGGTGCTGACCGCGCTGCGCTGGTGCGACGAGCGGCTGGTGGACCTGGAGTCGCTGCTGCGCGGCGGCGACGCGCTGCCGCTCGCCGACATCGACGCCGCGAAGCCGGCGGGGCGCGTGCTGCTCGGCGCCGCGCGCCAGGTGCTGTTCCACCTCGGGAAGCCGGAGGCGTCCGCGGTGCTGCCGGCCGACGTGGCCGACCTGACCAGGCTGTACGAGAGCACGCGCTTCAACGGCGACGGCGTGGTGCCGCCGGAGACCGCCGACGATCCCGAGGTGCGCCAGGCCATCGCCGACGCGATCGCCTGCGCCGGCAGCGAGCGCGACCGGAGCGGCAAGCCCGGCGTCGACCGCAAGCGGCTCGACGCCTTCTTCGAGGACCTGGCGAAGCTCGACGCCTGGGCCAGGGCCGGCGAGGCGCCGGACGTGGCGTTCCTGGGCGAGGCGACCGCGGCGGCCTGGGAGGCGTTCCGGGTGGTGAAGGAGAAGGTCGACGACCACTTCGTCCGCTGCCGGCTGGCCGCGCTCGACCCGCGCGCCGCGGTGGCCATGAACCGGTCCGAGCCGGAGCTGGTGGCGCTCGCGGCCCGCGACCTGGCCCGGTCGCGCGACGAGGTGGCCGCGTTCCCGCTGGCGCGGGTGGAGCCCGGGCGCCCGCTCCCGCTCGGCGGCCCGCTGAACCCGGCCTGGGCCGCGGCGCTCGCCGCGCTGCGCGAGCAGGTGGTCGCGCCCGTGCTCGGGGCGGACAAGGCCGCGCTCACGGCCGACGAGTGGGAGCTGCTCTCGGCGCGCTTCCTCCCGTACCAGGCGTGGCTCGGGGCCAAGCCCGCGCAGGCGGTGGAGCCGCTCGGCGTGCCGCGCGTGCGGGCGCTGCTCGCCATGGGGAAGGCGCCCATCGAGGCGCTCGTGGCGCGCGACCTCGCCCTCGAGGCGGAGGAGGCGGCCATCGGCGACGTGGTGCGGATGGTCCACTACCACCGCGACCTGGCGCTGCTGCTCCGCAACTTCGTCTCGTTCGCCGACTTCTACGACCCGCGCCGCCCGGCCGTGTTCCAGGCGGGCACGCTGTACCTCGACGGCCGGAGCTGCGACCTGTGCGTGCGGGTGGACGACCCGGGCGCGCACGCGGTGCTGGCCGCCCACTCGCGCATGTACATCGCCTACTGCGACTGCCGCCGCCCCGGCGGCGAGGCCATGAAGATCGCGGCCTGCTTCACGCAGGGTGACTCGGACTACCTGATGGTGGGGCGGAACGGCCTGTTCTACGACCGGCAGGGGCGGGACTGGGACGCCGCCATCGTGAAGATCGTGGACAACCCGATCTCCATCCGCCAGGCGTTCTTCTCGCCATACAAGAAGTTCCTGCGGATGATCGAGGACCAGGTGGCGCGGTTCGCCGCCGCCAAGGAGAAGGCGTCCGAGGCGCGCCTCGCCTCGGGCGCGGAGGCGGGGGTGGGCGCGGCCACCGGCGGGAAGCCGCCCGTCCCGGCGGCCGTGGACGTGGGCAAGATGGTCGGGATCGTCGCCGCCCTGGGCGTGGGCGCCGGCGCCATCGGCACGCTGCTCGGCGGGCTGGTGTCGGGCTTCGTCGGCCTGGAGCCGTGGTGGGCGAAGGCGGTGGCGGTGCTGGGCGTGCTGCTCGTCATCTCCGGCCCGTCCATGCTCATCGCCTGGCTCAAGCTCCGGCAGCGGAACATCGGCCCGGTGCTGGACGCGAACGGCTGGGCCGTGAACGGCCGGGTGAAGGTGAACGTGCCGCTGGGCGCGGCGCTGACCCACGCGGCGGCGCTGCCGCCCGGCGCGCGCCGTACGCTCGACGATCCCTACGAGGATCGCAGGGCGCGGACGCGCCGCCGGCTGGCCTGGCTCGTGGTGCTGGCGGTGCTCGCCGGCCTGCTGCTGGCGCGCCGCGCGCAGGTGTGGCCGTTCGCGCCGCACGCGCCGGAGGCGCCGCCCCCCGCGGTGTCGCCGGTGGTGCCGGGCCGCTAG
- the pepF gene encoding oligoendopeptidase F translates to MHTPIALLAALSLAASSPGNPPAQPATTRAQVPDRYKWKLADLFPNDAAWARARADLASRLPGFDRHRGHLGDSARALADALSEMGALQNALERVYVYASARADEDTREPGPRAMRAEAERLAVEAQAALSWVRPAVLDLPPETVKRFLGEDPRLREWAFFLDDTLRWKPHTLPAGEERIVAKTGDLDGAGRDVHSVLLNADLPFPTVKLSTGAVRLDQAGYERSRTSPVAADREKVFHAYFGALKQYERTIGTALYAQVKAHLFERDVRRFDSSLAAALFRDNVPTAVYERLVADVNANLPTLHRYLKLRQRMLGLQRLRYEDLYVPLVKAVDRRYDVDQAVALTLDAVKPLGDAYVAKLRGGFQSGWTDFLPVTGKRAGAYSTGVYGVHPYQLLNFNGQWTDVSTLAHEAGHSMHTVLAFEKQPYATSNYATFVAEVASTLNENLLFRRAIGQAKDDGERLALLGNRLESLRTTLFRQTMFAEFELAIHQLAEKGEALTGEKMSALYLGLVRRYYGHDAGVCQVADLYGAEWTYIQHFFHYDFYVYQYATSLVASTAIARAIREDEAQGRTGARDRYLAMLAAGGSRYPVDLLREAGVDMTTPAPFAAAMEEMNATMDEMERLLKRTPGAAGRPAAPARPARPANGR, encoded by the coding sequence GTGCACACCCCGATCGCCCTCCTCGCCGCCCTCAGCCTGGCCGCCTCGAGCCCCGGGAACCCCCCGGCGCAGCCGGCCACGACCCGCGCGCAGGTCCCGGACCGCTACAAGTGGAAGCTCGCCGACCTGTTCCCGAACGACGCGGCCTGGGCCAGGGCGCGGGCGGACCTGGCCAGCCGGCTCCCCGGCTTCGACCGGCACCGCGGGCACCTCGGCGACTCGGCCAGGGCGCTCGCCGACGCGCTCTCGGAGATGGGCGCGCTGCAGAACGCGCTCGAGCGCGTCTACGTGTACGCCTCGGCCCGCGCCGACGAGGACACGCGCGAGCCCGGGCCGCGCGCCATGCGCGCGGAGGCGGAGCGGCTCGCGGTCGAGGCCCAGGCGGCGCTGTCCTGGGTGCGGCCGGCGGTGCTGGATCTGCCGCCGGAGACGGTGAAGCGCTTCCTGGGCGAGGACCCGCGCCTGCGCGAGTGGGCGTTCTTCCTCGACGACACGCTCCGCTGGAAGCCGCACACGCTGCCCGCCGGCGAGGAGCGGATCGTGGCGAAGACCGGCGACCTCGACGGCGCCGGGCGCGACGTGCACTCGGTCCTGCTCAACGCGGACCTGCCCTTCCCCACCGTGAAGCTCTCCACCGGCGCGGTCCGGCTGGACCAGGCGGGCTACGAGCGCTCGCGCACCAGCCCGGTGGCCGCCGACCGCGAGAAGGTCTTCCACGCCTACTTCGGCGCGCTGAAGCAGTACGAGCGCACCATCGGCACGGCCCTGTACGCGCAGGTGAAGGCGCACCTGTTCGAGCGCGACGTGCGCCGGTTCGACTCGTCGCTCGCGGCGGCGCTGTTCCGCGACAACGTGCCCACCGCCGTGTACGAGCGGCTGGTGGCGGACGTGAACGCGAACCTCCCCACCCTGCACCGCTACCTGAAGCTCCGGCAGCGCATGCTCGGCCTGCAGAGGCTCCGCTACGAGGACCTGTACGTCCCGCTGGTGAAGGCGGTGGACCGCCGCTACGACGTGGACCAGGCGGTGGCGCTCACGCTCGACGCGGTGAAGCCGCTCGGCGACGCCTACGTCGCGAAGCTGCGCGGGGGGTTCCAGTCCGGCTGGACCGACTTCCTCCCGGTGACCGGCAAGCGGGCCGGCGCGTACTCCACCGGCGTGTACGGCGTGCACCCGTACCAGCTCCTCAACTTCAACGGTCAGTGGACCGACGTCTCCACGCTCGCGCACGAGGCCGGCCACTCGATGCACACGGTGCTCGCGTTCGAGAAGCAGCCCTACGCCACCTCGAACTACGCCACGTTCGTCGCCGAGGTGGCCTCCACGCTCAACGAGAACCTGCTGTTCCGCCGCGCCATCGGGCAGGCGAAGGACGACGGCGAGCGGCTGGCGCTGCTCGGGAACCGCCTGGAGTCGCTGCGCACCACCCTGTTCCGCCAGACCATGTTCGCGGAGTTCGAGCTCGCCATCCACCAGCTCGCCGAGAAGGGCGAGGCGCTCACGGGCGAGAAGATGAGCGCGCTCTACCTGGGGCTGGTGCGCAGGTACTACGGGCACGACGCCGGCGTCTGCCAGGTGGCCGACCTGTACGGCGCCGAGTGGACCTACATCCAGCACTTCTTCCATTACGACTTCTACGTGTACCAGTACGCGACCAGCCTGGTCGCCTCCACCGCCATCGCCCGGGCCATCCGCGAGGACGAGGCGCAGGGGCGCACCGGGGCGCGCGATCGCTACCTGGCCATGCTCGCCGCGGGCGGCTCGCGCTACCCGGTCGACCTGCTGCGCGAGGCGGGGGTGGACATGACCACGCCCGCGCCGTTCGCGGCCGCCATGGAGGAGATGAACGCCACCATGGACGAGATGGAGCGCCTCCTGAAGCGGACCCCGGGCGCGGCCGGCCGGCCGGCGGCGCCCGCGAGGCCCGCGAGGCCCGCGAACGGCCGCTAG
- a CDS encoding AsmA-like C-terminal region-containing protein, which yields MPPARSRRWPKVLGVAVAVVVVLGIAAVLLLDRILLSQVRKQTDRLSQQLGRPVAVESVKTRLLGGVGVRVAGVSVGAGEGEDRPLATLERAEVEVNLIGALLSGGKRVTVREAVVDGLRVNVIRFPDGTTNVERVAKRLEETSAKEPAAEAPAGEQKPADLSAVRVDRAAVENARIAFLDRSVKGAEELYVDDLDVEVRDLRAGRPLEVVLKAAVLAKVQNLELRVKAAPLPPTLVPTPEQVTLKVQPIDLGPLAPFVPGEAGFRGGRFQADLAVVLGAAVPGGSGRTTVKGGFRADQLAFAGQEGGKKLDAALDADLDADAEHGDLRIGKLELTAGPVGLTGHGAATGLRGDAPRVEGLEIVSRGLDLAALTAYYPPLRKQLGGNVVAGPIGLSLKGSGGQAAQSLELRVDLGPVHLSIPRQLSKAAGAPMALVARADLAQQGGVVRFDASADLAGVDLRPGGAVAKKPGDPMSARAAGTYRKAGAEQQVELTRLDLNLLGDALAGKARVAMGGTKERPTTRFDAELSGQRLDLDRLLIPAPEGAPEPPKQAEASKPLDPKTFAGLSGTARVRLGLLRMKQQDLREVVLKVKVVEDAVTLEEARLVAFGGNVSAGGTAVKLAHPEDPFKIDVTMKGVEGEQMLALFSKRKVLGGKLDAALQLTGKGTSLDPIKQSATGSLTGDLRDGAFFGKDLVAAVAAPIASKLPFAGGRVTEGGSTSLGKQVGFAFQIANGVAKLTKPIRIKTGDNALSFDGGVRLDGTLQMPTTLELGPEVIAKISGGRAKMSAPIPVTFNLSGPAWSPRLDGLALDAAVQAIAKQAATSVAGKLLGDKAGAAGADLEKQKAAAEQKARDEAQKRKQQLEEEARKKLKGLFGR from the coding sequence ATGCCTCCCGCTCGCTCCCGCCGCTGGCCGAAGGTCCTCGGGGTCGCCGTCGCGGTCGTCGTGGTCCTGGGGATCGCCGCCGTGCTGCTCCTCGACCGGATCCTCCTCTCGCAGGTCCGCAAGCAGACGGACCGGCTCTCGCAGCAGCTCGGGCGCCCGGTGGCCGTCGAGAGCGTGAAGACCCGGCTCCTCGGCGGCGTGGGCGTGCGCGTCGCGGGCGTGTCGGTCGGCGCAGGGGAGGGCGAGGACCGGCCGCTCGCCACGCTGGAGCGCGCCGAGGTCGAGGTGAACCTGATCGGGGCGCTGCTCTCGGGCGGGAAGCGCGTGACCGTCCGCGAGGCGGTCGTGGATGGACTGCGGGTGAACGTGATCCGCTTCCCCGACGGGACCACGAACGTGGAGCGCGTGGCGAAGCGGCTGGAGGAGACGTCCGCGAAGGAGCCCGCGGCGGAGGCGCCGGCGGGCGAGCAGAAGCCTGCGGACCTCTCGGCGGTGCGGGTGGACCGCGCCGCGGTGGAGAACGCGCGCATCGCGTTCCTCGACCGGAGCGTGAAGGGCGCCGAGGAGCTGTACGTGGACGACCTCGACGTCGAGGTGCGCGACCTGCGCGCCGGCCGGCCGCTCGAGGTGGTCCTCAAGGCGGCGGTGCTGGCGAAGGTGCAGAACCTGGAGCTGCGGGTCAAGGCGGCGCCGCTGCCGCCCACGCTCGTGCCCACGCCCGAGCAGGTCACGCTGAAGGTCCAGCCCATCGATCTCGGGCCGCTCGCGCCGTTCGTGCCCGGCGAGGCCGGGTTCCGCGGCGGCCGCTTCCAGGCCGACCTGGCGGTGGTGCTGGGGGCGGCGGTGCCGGGCGGCAGCGGGCGCACCACGGTGAAGGGCGGCTTCCGCGCGGACCAGCTCGCCTTCGCGGGGCAGGAGGGCGGCAAGAAGCTGGACGCGGCGCTCGACGCCGACCTGGATGCCGACGCGGAGCACGGCGACCTGCGCATCGGCAAGCTCGAGCTCACGGCCGGGCCGGTGGGCCTCACCGGCCACGGCGCCGCCACCGGGCTGCGCGGCGACGCGCCGCGCGTGGAGGGGCTGGAGATCGTCTCCCGCGGGCTCGACCTCGCCGCGCTCACCGCCTACTACCCGCCGCTCCGGAAGCAGCTGGGCGGCAACGTGGTGGCCGGGCCCATCGGGCTGTCGCTGAAGGGCTCGGGCGGGCAGGCGGCGCAGTCGCTCGAGCTGCGGGTGGACCTCGGCCCGGTCCACCTGTCCATCCCGCGGCAGCTCTCGAAGGCTGCGGGCGCGCCCATGGCGCTCGTGGCCCGCGCCGACCTGGCGCAGCAGGGCGGCGTGGTCCGCTTCGACGCGAGCGCAGACCTCGCCGGCGTGGACCTGCGGCCGGGCGGCGCCGTCGCGAAGAAGCCGGGCGATCCCATGTCGGCGCGCGCGGCCGGCACGTACCGCAAGGCCGGCGCGGAGCAGCAGGTGGAGCTGACGCGGCTCGACCTGAACCTGCTCGGCGACGCGCTGGCCGGGAAGGCCCGGGTGGCCATGGGCGGCACGAAGGAGCGGCCCACCACGCGCTTCGACGCGGAGCTGTCCGGGCAGCGGCTCGATCTCGACCGGCTGCTCATCCCTGCGCCGGAGGGGGCTCCGGAGCCGCCGAAGCAGGCGGAGGCCTCGAAGCCGCTCGACCCGAAGACGTTCGCGGGGCTCTCCGGAACGGCAAGGGTGCGGCTCGGCCTGCTGCGCATGAAGCAGCAGGACCTGCGCGAGGTGGTGCTGAAGGTGAAGGTGGTGGAGGACGCGGTGACGCTGGAGGAGGCGCGGCTGGTCGCGTTCGGCGGCAACGTGTCCGCGGGCGGCACCGCGGTGAAGCTCGCCCACCCGGAGGACCCGTTCAAGATCGACGTGACCATGAAGGGCGTGGAGGGCGAGCAGATGCTGGCGCTCTTCTCGAAGCGCAAGGTGCTCGGCGGCAAGCTCGACGCCGCGCTGCAGCTCACCGGCAAGGGCACCTCGCTCGACCCCATCAAGCAGAGCGCCACTGGCTCGCTCACCGGCGACCTGCGCGACGGCGCGTTCTTCGGGAAGGACCTGGTGGCCGCGGTCGCCGCGCCCATCGCCTCGAAGCTCCCGTTCGCGGGCGGGCGCGTCACCGAGGGCGGCTCGACCAGCCTGGGCAAGCAGGTCGGCTTCGCGTTCCAGATCGCGAACGGCGTGGCGAAGCTCACCAAGCCGATCAGGATCAAGACCGGGGACAACGCGCTCTCGTTCGACGGCGGCGTGCGGCTGGACGGCACGCTGCAGATGCCGACCACGCTGGAGCTCGGCCCGGAGGTGATCGCGAAGATCAGCGGCGGCCGGGCGAAGATGAGCGCGCCCATCCCGGTGACGTTCAACCTCTCCGGCCCGGCCTGGAGCCCGCGCCTCGACGGGCTGGCGCTCGACGCGGCGGTGCAGGCCATCGCGAAGCAGGCGGCGACCTCGGTCGCCGGGAAGCTCCTCGGGGACAAGGCGGGCGCGGCCGGCGCCGACCTCGAGAAGCAGAAGGCCGCGGCCGAGCAGAAGGCGCGCGACGAGGCCCAGAAGCGGAAGCAGCAGCTCGAGGAGGAGGCGCGGAAGAAGCTGAAGGGGCTGTTCGGGCGCTAG